In Streptomyces sp. HUAS ZL42, the DNA window CGCGGAGACGCTCACCTCGGTGGACTCCGACAACTACGGTGGCGCCCGCTCGGCCGCCGAACACCTCCTGTCCCGGGGCCGCACCCGCATCGCCCACATCACCGGCCGCCTCGACGTGTACGGCGCCCAGCGGCGCGTCGACGGCTACCGCGACGCCCTGCGCGACGCGGGCCACGAGGTGGACGAACTCCTCATCGAGCCGGGCGACTTCACCGAGGAGGGCGGCAGCCGCGCGATGCGGAACCTGCTGGCGCGCTGCCCCGACCTGGACGCGGTCTTCGCCGGCTCGGACGTCATGGCGGCGGGCGCCCGCCAGGTGCTGCGCGAGGCGGGCCGCCGCATCCCGGACGACGTGGCGCTGGTCGGCTACGACGACTCGGCCATCGCCCGTCACATGGACCCGCCGCTCACCAGCGTTCGCCAGCCCATCGACGAGATGGGCCGCGGGATGATCGACCTCCTCCTCGAGGAGATCGCCGACCGCCGCCCGGCGGCGTCCCGGGGTCTGGAGCGGCGGCAGGTGGTGCTGGCGACGGAACTGGTCGCGCGCGCGTCGTCCTGAGCGACACCGGGAAAGACGATCAGCCGGTGACCTGTGGGAAAGGTCACCGGCTGATTACTCAGGGTGAGTGACGGGACTCGAACCCGCGACATCCTGGACCACAACCAGGTGCTCTACCAGCTGAGCTACACCCACCACGACCGGCGGTGGACTTGATGGTTTCCCCGACCGGCCGAGAAAAAGTGTACAGGGTCCGAAGGGGTGCTCGCGCACCGCTTTTGCGGCGCCCCTCCGTGCACCCCCGTCACACCTGCTGAGCAGGCAGTACGTGCTTCGCGGCGATCGTCCTCGCGGTCTCCGAGTCCGGGCCCGGCTGCGGTACGAAGATGGACTCGCGGTAGTAGCGCAGCTCCGCGATGGACTCGCGGATGTCGGCGAGGGCGCGGTGGTTGCCGTTCTTCTCGGGGCTGTTGAAGTAGGCCCGCGGGTACCAGCGCCGGGCCAGTTCCTTGATGCTGGACACGTCCACGATCCGGTAGTGGAGGTAGTCCTCCAGCGTCGGCATGTCCCGGAGCAGGAAGCCGCGGTCCGTGCCGACGGAGTTGCCGCACAGGGGTGCCTTGCCGGGTTCCTTGACGTGCTCACGCACATAGGCGAGGACCTGCTCCTCGGCCTCGACCAGCGTCGTGCCGCCGGCCAGCTCGTCGAGCAGGCCGGAGGCGGTGTGCATCTGGCGCACCACGTCCGGCATCGTTTCCAGGGCCCTGGCCGGCGGGCGGATGACGATGTCCACGCCCTCGCCGAGCACGTTCAGCTCGGAGTCGGTGACGAGGGCGGCCACCTCGATGAGCGCGTCGTCGGACAGCGAGAGGCCGGTCATCTCGCAGTCGATCCACACCATGCGATCGTTCATGCGTCCACCCTAAGGCTGACGTCCGTCTGTCGGGTGCCCCCCCTGGCTGTGCGGACGCTGCCGGGCGCCTCGCCCCCGGACCCTCGTTCCACAGGTCAGGGGGTTCAGGGGCTCCGCCCCTGAACCCCCTCAACCGCTCACGCCCCGCTGCGCTGCCCCGGCACGCTCGCGCGGCTCGTGATGTATGCCTCGCGGGCGTGCTCCGGGGAGACCGGGCCCGGGCCGACCGTGCTGGCCGCCGGTGTGCGACGGGTCTGCATCGGGACCGCGCTCTCCGGGTGCAGGGTGACCTGCGCGCCGGAGGAGGTCAGCGCACCGGGTCCGCCGGGCGGCGCCGCGGGTGCCTCGCCGTCCGTCGGCCTGTCGCCCTGCGGCCGGCGGGCGCGGTACGCGGCCCGGTAGGCGGCCGGGGACGAGCCCAGCTGGCGGCGGAAGTGACCCCGCAGCGCGACGGGGGAGCGGAATCCGCACCGGCCCGCCACCTCGTCCACCGAGTAGTCCGACGTCTCCAGGAGGCGCTGCGCCTGCAGCACCCGCTGCGTGATCAGCCACTGCAGCGGCGCGCTTCCCGTCAGCGAGCGGAAACGGCGGTCGAACGTACGCCGGCTCATGTACGCGCGCGCCGCCAGCGTCTCCACGTCGAACTGCTCGTGGAGGTGCTCCAGCGCCCAGGCGACGACCTCGGCGAGCGGGTCGGCGCCGATCTCCTCGGGTAAAGACCTGTCGAGGTAGCGCTCCTGGCCGCCCGCCCGGCGCGGCGGGACGACGAGTCGCCGGGCCAGCGCGCCCGCCGCCTCGTTTCCGTGGTCCGTCCGCACGATGTGGAGACAGAGGTCGATTCCGGCGGCCGTACCGGCGGACGTCAGCACGTCGCCGTCGTCGACGAACAGCTCTCTCGGATCCACGTGCACCGACGGGTAGCGCTTGGCCAGCGTCGGCGCGTACATCCAGTGTGTGGTCGCGGGGCGGCCGTCCAGCAGACCCGCCGCCGCCAGAACGAAGGCGCCCGTGCACAGCCCGACGATGCGGGCGCCCTCCTCGTGCGCCCGGCGCAGTGCGTCGAGCGCCTCCTCCGGTGGCGGAGAAGTGATCGAACGCCAGGCCGGCACGACGACCGTGCCGGCTCGCGAGATCGCTTCCAGGCCATGTGGCGCGGTGAGTTCCAGGCCCCCTGTGGTCCGCAGCGGGCCTTCCTCGCCGGCCGCCACCAGAAGGCGGTAGCGCGGCACGCCGGCGTCCTGGCGGTCAATCCCGAACACCGACAGCGGAATGGAACTCTCGAAGATGGGGCCGCCGCTGAACAGCAGCACCGCGACGATCTCCTTGCGGCGTCGCCCGGAAAGCTTCCGGGCCGCGGCTTCCGGCGCGGCAGTGGAGTCGTGGCTCATACTGCTAAGCCCCCCTCGGTGGTCGCGGCTCCTCGGTTGTGTCGCTCCTGCACGTTTCCCCTCGGTCCTGCACGAGTCCCCCGCCGTAGACAGTCAAGATCGAATCTACTGTGTCGCGTGATGCCGGCGTGGCCAGTTCACCACCCGGCAGATTGTCGACTTGGCAACTTGGCGTGAAGCATTCGATCACGAAGCGTTGCACTCGTGGGCCGTGCAGGGAAGTGCGCCTTGTCGCGGTGGCCAATCCACGTAGGGTGCGCGGGGCCCTGGAGGCCCTTTCCGTGCAGGTGGAACGGGGGGTGGGGGGTGGTCGGGGCAAGGGATGCGGGCCCGCCAGAAGTTGGCTGAAAAGATACGGGCGCGTGCGCGGAAACCGGTCAGCCGACCGGTGTGTTTCCACCAGTGTGACGTGCGCCTCGGCGGACCCGCGCACCGCGCTGGGATTCGCGCAGCAGGAACCGGCAGGCGACGGTGACGGCGGCCAGGCCGAGCGCGGCGCTGAGGGCGCCCGCGAAAGATGCGCCGTGGCAGAGCAGCACCACCGGCACGAGGACACAGCTGAAGGCCGCCCAGCGCAGGAAGTCGGACACGGTGTCCTCGGCGGGGCGTGCCTCGGTGGCCGGGCGGGACGAGGGCGGGGCGGGCTGCATGGAGGCTCCCTGGGGCGGTGGCTCGCCGGGAACAACGCGCGTCCCGGCGGTCGGGTCACCCACGGGGCCGACCTGCCCGCCCGTGGATGAGTGAACCCTGCGCAAACCGCCTGTACGGCGCAGCAACCATTGCGTTACGGGCGCCCCCTCGTGCATGCTCCGGGGAACCCGCGCGGACCGTGCGGGGGATCTGGGCTAAGGAGGCGTGCCGCCGTACCCTTGGGGGTATGGGGTTGGGAAGATGATTCCCGGACACAGCTCCGCCGCACACTGTCGTCCCCACCCATAAAGGATCACAACCCCGAGACAGCCATGGCCGGTCACGAATTCTTCGAACCCGCGGACCGCAAGCGGCCGGTCGCCGACCCCACGGCGGCCGATCCCCTGGCGGCGGAAGAGACACGCCCCACCTGCGATCCCGCCTTCAAGCACGGCGTCGTCGTCGGCTTCGACGGCTCCACGTCCAGTGAACGTGCCCTCGCGTACGCCATCGGCATGGCCGACCGCTCCCGCTCGGGCCTGATCATCGTGCACGTCGCCAACCGGCTGCCCACCACGGTGTGGGCCGGCTGTGAGCCGCCCGTCTTCGTGGACGTTCCCGACCACCGGACCGAGGTCCTCGGTCTCGAGCTCGCCTGCGCGGAGTACCTCGCCGAGGTGCCGTGGATCCTCGTCGAGCGCGGCGGCGACATCTGCCACGAACTCGAAGAGGTGGGCCGGGAGTACGAGGCCGACGCCATCGTCGTGGGCTCCACGCACGGCATCGTGGGGCGCATCTTCGGCTCCGTCGCGGGACGGCTCGCCAAGCGGGCCAAGCGGCCCGTCGTTGTCATTCCGTAACTCGCCGTCGGCCCTGGTGAGATGCACCATGGGCAACGTCGACTTCCTTTGTGCGTCGCGCAAATCTACTCGTGCGTAGATGTGTTTGTGCTCTTGTGAAGGGCATATACCGGTCACCGCACAACTGCATCTGCACGAAGGGAGCCCGCCGTGGACAACGACGTCTCTGCGGGAAGCGGAATCACCACCGTGGTCGGCCGACTTGCCCTGGGTGTCACCCTGTTGGCCTTCGGGCTGGGGTACACCGACGTGATCGACGGCGTGACAGTGGCCGACGCCGTGTCAATCGCCCAGTACGTGGGCGGTATCGCCCTGTTCGTCGCCGGCCTGATGGCGCTCCGCGACCGTGACGCCGCGGCCGGTACGGCGTATGTGGCCCTCGGGGCCTTCTGGTTCACCTGGGCCGTTTCCGCCGACGCGTCGGTCTCCGACAATGCGGCGGGGTTGTTCCTGCTGCTGTTCGGCCTCGTGGCGCTGTCCCTCACGCTCGCGGGTGGCGACCAACTCGGGCAGGGGGCCTACGGGTTGTTCTTCGTCTCCCTGGTGCTTCTCGCCATCGGCCGCTTCGCCGACAACGACGGCCTGGCCAAGGTCGGTGGTTGGTTCGCCGTCGCGGCGGGGGCGGTGGCCTGGTACGCGGCGACCGCCGCGTTGGCCCACTGGCCGACGGCACTTCCCAGGCGCGCTGCCGGCCGAGGTGTGACGGCCACGGGCTGATCGGCAGCGGACGCCGGGGCGTTGGGCGGCCCCGGCGATGAGAACGGACCCCCCGTGTTTGGTGGCAACACGTGGGGGTCTGTTTTTGCGCCTGAACCGGCGCCGCTCTCACGGAGGTGCTTGCTCGCCGTGGGGGTTGCTCAATTATCGCTTCCGCCGTGGGTGGAATTCCTATTCCACCGTCACCGACTTCGCGAGGTTCCTCGGCTTGTCGATGTCCCGGCCCAGGGCCAGGGCCGTGTGGTACGCGAGGAGTTGGAGCGGGATGCCCATCAGGATCGGGTCCAGTTCGTCCTCGTTCTTCGGGACGACGATCGTGTGGTCGGCCTTCTCCTGCTCCTGGTGGGCCACCGCGAGGATCCTGCCGCTGCGGGCCT includes these proteins:
- a CDS encoding universal stress protein, which encodes MAGHEFFEPADRKRPVADPTAADPLAAEETRPTCDPAFKHGVVVGFDGSTSSERALAYAIGMADRSRSGLIIVHVANRLPTTVWAGCEPPVFVDVPDHRTEVLGLELACAEYLAEVPWILVERGGDICHELEEVGREYEADAIVVGSTHGIVGRIFGSVAGRLAKRAKRPVVVIP
- a CDS encoding GPR1/FUN34/YaaH family transporter, which codes for MDNDVSAGSGITTVVGRLALGVTLLAFGLGYTDVIDGVTVADAVSIAQYVGGIALFVAGLMALRDRDAAAGTAYVALGAFWFTWAVSADASVSDNAAGLFLLLFGLVALSLTLAGGDQLGQGAYGLFFVSLVLLAIGRFADNDGLAKVGGWFAVAAGAVAWYAATAALAHWPTALPRRAAGRGVTATG
- a CDS encoding helix-turn-helix domain-containing protein, with the translated sequence MSHDSTAAPEAAARKLSGRRRKEIVAVLLFSGGPIFESSIPLSVFGIDRQDAGVPRYRLLVAAGEEGPLRTTGGLELTAPHGLEAISRAGTVVVPAWRSITSPPPEEALDALRRAHEEGARIVGLCTGAFVLAAAGLLDGRPATTHWMYAPTLAKRYPSVHVDPRELFVDDGDVLTSAGTAAGIDLCLHIVRTDHGNEAAGALARRLVVPPRRAGGQERYLDRSLPEEIGADPLAEVVAWALEHLHEQFDVETLAARAYMSRRTFDRRFRSLTGSAPLQWLITQRVLQAQRLLETSDYSVDEVAGRCGFRSPVALRGHFRRQLGSSPAAYRAAYRARRPQGDRPTDGEAPAAPPGGPGALTSSGAQVTLHPESAVPMQTRRTPAASTVGPGPVSPEHAREAYITSRASVPGQRSGA
- the orn gene encoding oligoribonuclease yields the protein MNDRMVWIDCEMTGLSLSDDALIEVAALVTDSELNVLGEGVDIVIRPPARALETMPDVVRQMHTASGLLDELAGGTTLVEAEEQVLAYVREHVKEPGKAPLCGNSVGTDRGFLLRDMPTLEDYLHYRIVDVSSIKELARRWYPRAYFNSPEKNGNHRALADIRESIAELRYYRESIFVPQPGPDSETARTIAAKHVLPAQQV
- a CDS encoding LacI family DNA-binding transcriptional regulator, which gives rise to MASHGARGRSGGRPTLEEVAARAGVGRGTVSRVINGSPRVSDATRAAVEAAVAELGYVPNTAARALAANRTDAIALVVPEPETRFFAEPYFSDMLRGVGAELSDTEMQLLLIFAGSDRERRRLAQYLAAHRVDGVLLVSVHADDPLPDLLAQLEIPAVISGPRSAAETLTSVDSDNYGGARSAAEHLLSRGRTRIAHITGRLDVYGAQRRVDGYRDALRDAGHEVDELLIEPGDFTEEGGSRAMRNLLARCPDLDAVFAGSDVMAAGARQVLREAGRRIPDDVALVGYDDSAIARHMDPPLTSVRQPIDEMGRGMIDLLLEEIADRRPAASRGLERRQVVLATELVARASS